A window of Aurantibacillus circumpalustris genomic DNA:
AGACTCTTTAACAGAAGAACAATGGCTGCGTGGATACATCCATCCCGAAAAAAATAGAGAGGTGAAGTTAAACGAATTTGCGGGCTCATATGCCTGGCATGGAGAACATCATTTGGCGCATATTACCGAGTTGAAGAAAAAAATGGGCTGGGTCTGACTTCGACTACCCTTCGACAAGCTCAAGGCAGGCTGTTCAGTCTGACTGTAGCTTCGCGGACACACTGCTTTTTTCAACACAGAAAAAGTTGAGGGACAGAGGAACACGGAGAGATTTTCGAACACTAATTAGAATGAATCTCAGTGGCTCGGTGCCTCAGTCCCTCTGTGTTAAATTAGGAGTGGTAGTGGTTTTAATTTTACCATAAACTCCCTATCTTTGCAGCCTAATGAACGAATTTAGAGAAGAGCTACTAATTAAACTTTCTATTCCGATTTATGCTCTTGTAATTGGACTGGAAATTTTCTATAGTTATTGGCATGATAAAAAATATTATTCTACCAAAGGAATTTTATCAAACATATATTTAACTGCGCTTAATTTTTCTTTGGATATTTTGGTGCGTGGAATTTGTCTTGGAGTACTCTGGTATTTTTACCAATTTAAATTCACAGAAGTTAATAAAGAGATTCATCCGTTATTATATTGGAGTGTACTTTTAGTTGCTCAGGATTTTCTTTTTTATTGGTTACATCGCGTAGACCATTACTGTCGCTTATTTTGGGCGGTGCATGTTACACATCATTCATCGGAAGAATTTAATTTAACTGTTGGTTTTCGATCTTCCGTTTTTCAACCTCTGTATCGTTTTATTTATTTTATTCCACTTTCATTTGTAGGATTTGATCCTTTGGATGTGATGTTTATGTACGCAGCTACGCAAATATTCGGAATTTTAATTCACACCAAAACCGTTGACAAGCTTGGTTTCTTAGAATGGTTCTTTTCAACGCCTTCGCATCACCGTGTGCACCACGCCTGTAACATAAAATATCTTGATAAAAACATGGGGATGGTTTTTATTATTTGGGATCGTTTGTTTGGCACTTTTGAAGAAGAAAAAGAAGAGGTTGTATATGGTTTAACAAGTAATTTAAAATCCTACAATCCTGTCAACATGGTTTTTCATGAGTGGAAAAATATTCTCAGCGATATTATAAAAAAGAAAGCGCCACTCAAAGCTAAAATTATGTACGTATTTGGTCCGCCAGGATGGAGTCACGATGGCAGCACAAAAACAAGCAGACAATTACGCGCTGAACTAAAAAACAAAAACAAGCATTGATGGCAAAACTATCCGCCGTCGAGCGTTTAAAGCACGTTAAAACCTTATTAAAAATTGAACGTGACGAAGATTATCGTTTATACAAAGAACTATTTTTACGTGTAAATCTTGAGCAACGAAAAAAAAACGGCGTCACCTGGTACCCCATAAAAATAAATAACGAAGAGTTAGGCTCAGGTGAACTTTTGCATTTAGAAATTGAACGCACGTCGCAAATTGACAAACCACATCAATTCAGTTCTGGAAAAAACGTAAGTCTCTTTAGCAATCAGCAAAACGAAACGCATGAAATAACCGGCACAATTAAATCAGTTTCTAAAAATTCTTTGAAGCTTATTATTCACTGTGATGAACTGCCCGACTGGTGCTACGAAGGAAAACTAGGTTTAAATATACAATTCGACGATAACAGTTATAACGAAATGCAACGCGCTTTGGATCAGGTGATAGATGCAAAGCACAACCGAGTTGCCGAATTGAGAGAAATGATAGAAGGGGAGTTACCGCTGACTTTTGAAAAAATAAATGATGAGCTTTTGATTCCTCAGCTAAATTTATCACAAAACAGAGCGATTCGCCATGTAATGTCTGTGAAAGATATCGGCGTAGTGCATGGTCCGCCCGGCACAGGAAAAACAACAAGTTTAGTACAAGCGATTCGCTTAACCTTACAAACAGAAAAACAAGTTTTGGTATGTGCACCAACTAATTCAGCAGTAGATCTTTTAACAGAAAAATTAGTTGAACTAGGGATCGATGTATTACGTTTAGGTCACCCCGCGCGTATGGCTGAAGAATTGCTCGCTAGCAGCATGGATGGAAAAATTTCCTCCTCACCTTATTACAAAGACATAAAAAATCTACGCCGAAATGCTGAAGAGTATTTCAAAATGGCTGGTAAATATAAACGGAAGTTTGGAAAAGAAGAAGCGCAGCAACGAGCAGCTCTTTATACAGAAGCTAAAAATTGCATTAAGGAAGCGCGTTTGCTAGAAGATTTTATTGTAGATGAATTATTTAAAACTTCCCAGGTAATTTGCTGTACTCCTGTAACAAGTACACACAGAGCACTTGTTCGAAAACGGTTTGATACTTTGTTTTTTGATGAGGCTTCTCAAGCACTAGAACCAATGGTGTGGATTCCGCTTTTAAAGTGTAAGCGTTTGATTTTATCAGGTGATCATTTTCAATTACCACCTGTTGTAAAAAGCATAGAGGCAAAGCGCGGTGGACTTGATGAAACTTTATTAGACAAATGTATTAGTTTAAAAGATTCAGTTGTACTCCTAAATAGGCAGTATAGAATGAATACAGCTATAATGGGCTTTAGCAATTCGTACTTTTATAAAAACGAATTAATTGCTGATGAAACAGTGGCTACACACGTTTTAGTGAACGATGAAGAATCTTACCTAAGTAAAAGCATTGAATTTATTGATACAGCTGGATGTAGTTTTGATGAAATCCAGAATCCTGAAACATTGAGTTATTCAAATCCAAAAGAAGGAAATATCCTTTTCAAACATTTACAACAACTTCTTATTGATTACTCAACTCAAACCGATTTAGCTTCCATTTCTATAGGAATAATTTCTCCTTACAAAGAACAGCGTGAGTGGTTAAAGGAAAACATCACACAGCTAGAATTAGAAAAAGGTAAATTAAGTTCTTTGAGTGTAAAAACAATTGACGGCTTCCAAGGAGAAGAAAGAGATGTTATCTATATTAGTCTTGTTCGAAGTAATGATAATCACGAAATTGGTTTTTTAAATGATTTGCGACGCATGAATGTTGCGATAACGCGGGCAAAGAAAAAACTCGTAGTGATTGGTGACAGCGCTACAATTGCTTCAAGCGACTTTTATCAAAGTTTTTTGGAGTATTGCGAAAAAAACGGAATGTACAGAACGGCCTGGGAATGGGCTAATTGAGCCTAGTTCATTAAACTAGTTTTTAATAATTTTTTTAAATACTTTTTCTCCCATCTTTTCTTGAATTGAAAGAATGTATATCCCAGCAGCCAATGATTCTAAGTTCAAATGTTGCTCTGTTTGGTTAGAATTGAATTGAAAAATTATTTTACCGGAAAGATCAGTTAGCGAAAGTTGGTAGGGTTTCAGGTTTTGTTTATTCATTGAAATATTTAATTCTGTGCTGAAAGGCTGAGGCGATATTTGCAGTAAGGAATTTAAAGATTTAATTTCTTCGATGCCAACAGTTGTGCTTGTTAGTTTTAAAACAAACGCATCTGTTAGTCCATTTGTGACTAGTTTAAAACCAGCCAAGTCGGCGTTTGACTGAAAAAAACCAGTACAAAACAGTGCTTCATCAAGACCAACACAAATACCATATGCACAATCAACATTCAAGCCGCCCATTCCCAGAGCCCATTGCACAGTACCTGCATCCTTTTTTAATTTAATTAAAAAGGCATCTGTGTTGCCATTTGAAATCAGCATTTTATCATCAAAACCTACAAAACCACTGAATTGTCCGGCAACATAAATATATCCATTTTGATCTTGCGCTATCGCACTTCCCTGTTCATAACCTGTTGCACCAAACTGATGCACCCAAATAAGTGAACCGTCACTAGCATTGCGTTTCGAAATAAACATATCTGCGCTTCCGATTGAAGTTAGTGTTGTGGTGCTAAAAGCGCAACTGTTTTCGAATTTTCCAGTCGTAAAAACATATCCGTCAGAACCAGCAACAATTCCATTACCGTTATCATTTCCTGAACCACCTGAGGAACTTGCCCAAGCAACATTTCCAGTACTTCCATAATGTTTTGAAATAAAAATATCTTGATATTTTTCTGAAGACAAAGTATATGATCCCAATGTAACAGCACTTTCAAAATTACCTGTCATATATACATCTCCTGCAGCATCACAACTTACTGATGTTCCGATGGAATACCCAGAACTTCCATAATTTTTAACCCAAGCTACATTGCCAGTAGTATTTGTTCGCATCAGAAAAATATTATAATTCGTTCCTATAGGATTAATTGTAAATGTTCCAAAATTTGCGATTCCTTGAAAGTAACCACAAGTAAATATATTTCCTTGTAAATCACTTGCCAGCGACAAACCACCATCATTGCCTGTGCCACCTATTTTTTTTACCCATAAAATTGTGCCAAGAGAGTCTAGTTTCGCCAGGAAAGAGTCAGAAGATCCATTGGACGTTAATACAGAACTACCAAACACGGCCATTCCGCTGAATCTTCCTGTGAAATAAATATTTCCAGAAGGGTCGCAAACAATGGCGTTTCCTACATCTTCATTGGAACCACCCATTCGTTTCGCCCACTTCACCTTTCCATCAATAGCACTCGATTTAGCGATAAATATATCTCCCTTCCCGTCTGACGTTAAATTATACGTTCCGAATGTAGAGGTTCCACTAAATGTACCTATAGAGTAAATATTTCCGAGTAAATCGGCTGCAGTGCAAGCACCAATGTCGCCTTCAGGCCCACCCATCTGTTTTGCCCATTCGGGTTGGGCAACTAAACTAAAAACATTAAATAAATTAATCGTAATAATTAATTTACAAAACACATTTTGTAAGCTTAGATTTTTAGAATGACGTTTTAAATTTGTCATGCTTTATTTGGTTTAGTACTTTGGGATATATAGAGAACTTGATTAAGATCCAGATTGAATAAATGTATTGTTGTTTTTTTTATTCATGTGTTTTAAATTGGCGAAATACATTGCAATAAATATTAGATCGATTAAAACGCCAATTATCAGGCCAATTGAAGATTGATTTTTTGAACTTGTACCCATATCGAATGAATAAAAGTGGGTTGATAATTCTGCAATTGCGTAAACGACAAATCCAATTTTCTCAAGACGCCACATCATTATAACGCCAATCAAAGAAAAAATATTCGAAATTAGAGTATAAACGCAAACCATGCCAAAACTATGAACAAATTGCATTGGCTCTATTTCATCAAACTGAGGGTTACTTTCCACTACTTTTTCCCATAGCTTTTCAATTGTAGTGGCATCCAAGCTCAATGCCATAGCGCCAATACAACAAATAAGAATCATTAATCCACATGCTACAAAAGATAAAATACAAATAATTTTTAAAAAATCTGGGCGTTGAAGTTCGCCATTAGATTCATCCATAAATTGATCGTAATTCGTAGGTTCCATAATTTCTTAATTTTTTGCAAAGTAAAAATGCTAATAAAAAGGCGAAAAAACTAATTAAAACAAAAGCTTTAGGTAGCTTTTAGCATAAAGGAATTTAGCAATAAAAGAAAATACTTTTTTACATAATTATTTATTACGCAAATTGGTTAAGCGAAATAGAAAGCAATATTCTTGCCAATAAATATATTCATTAAAATAACTTACAGTAGGTCGTTAGCCAAATTAGCCAAAGCACTGCGCTCTCCTTTTTCTAGAGTAATATGCGCATATAATGTTTGTCCCTTTAATTTGTCAATCATATAACTTAAACCATTACTCTGTGAATCGAGATAAGGCGTATCTATTTGATGAATATCTCCTGTGAAAATAATTTTAGTGTTTTCGCCGGCACGAGTAATAATTGTTTTTACTTCATGCGGCGTTAAGTTTTGTGCTTCATCAACAATAAAAAAGACATTGCTTAAACTTCTTCCACGAATGTACGCAAGAGGACATACTACCAGTTTCTGCGCCTCCACCATTTCGTTTAGCTGTTTATGCTCTTTATCTTTTTCACTAAACAAACTACGGATGTATTTTAAATTATCCCAAAGCGGCTCCATATATGGGTTTAGCTTACTGTTAACATCACCTGGTAAGTATCCAATGTCTTTATTACTTAAAGGGACCACAGGGCGCGCCAAATAAATTTGGTGATAATTTCTTCTTAGTTCTAATGCTCCTGCCAGAGATAGTAAAGTTTTTCCTGTTCCAGCAACACCTTGAATAGTTACCAGTTTAATATCAGGATTCATAATTGCATCCAGAGCAAATGCTTGCTCAGCATTTTTAGGAATTACACCAAAGGCAGCGGTTTTAATTACACGCTCCATAGAATCGTTTTCCTTATCATACCGTGCTAAAACGCTTTGTGAACCATTTTTTAAAACGTAGTAATGATTTGGCACACCGCCCTTTTTTAAAATTGGTTTGGCAGGAGAATTTCCTTTATTATAAATGTTGGTAATTTGTTCGTTGGTTGCTTTAACATCCTCTGTGTTGCCAGTATAAAGCTCATCAACCGATTTAATTTTACCGGTTTCGTAATCCTCCGCTAGTAAATTTAGACTCTTCGCTTTGATGCGCAGATTCACGTCCTTAGTCACCAAAATTACTTTACGGCCTGGATGCGTTTCTGAAACATACAAAGCAGTATTTAAAATACGGTGATCGGCTTTACGGTCATCAAATATTTTTTCCGCGTTTACTTTTGAAGAACTATTAAGTTCAATTTTGAATTTTCCACGGGTTGGTCCGTTAATGGACGTCCAGTTTTGAAGGCTTTCCTGACTATGTTTATCAATATACCGCGTAAATTCCCGCGCTGAATAATTCTTTGTATCATTGCCCTTTTTAAAGTTATCTAACTCTTCAAGAACTGTAATTGGAATTACCACATCGTGTTCTGCAAAATTTCTCATTGCAGTGTGGTCGTAAATAATAACAGAGGTATCTAACACAAATATTTTTCGTTCACCGATACTTGTTTTGCCTGCGCGTTTAGCCATAGAAATAAATTAAATAACTTGTGATAAAACTATTAATTGAGAATTGCTTTTTTTGTTAAGACCGAAATTGATTTGAACAAGAACCTGTTTATTCTATCCGAATGGTTATTAGACGTTTACCGTAAATACTTTGGGAAGGGATGATAGAATGGATCATATAGTAGTGGTTTTGATTTTCTCCCAAAGTAGGGTATTGACCAATTACTTGCATAAATTATTACTAACAGATTATTAAAAATAAGTTGATGTATTCTCAATTTATAGACAAATAAAGATTGTTATTTTTGCGCCACAAATTTTTATATATGCTTATGATAAAAAATAATTGGACGAAAAAAGAAATTTCTGAAATTTATAACCGTCCCCTACTCGACCTGGTTTTTGAAGCCGCCAGCATTCACCGTAAAAACAATGATTATTCTGAAGTACAAATTAGTTCTTTGATATCAATTAAAACAGGAGGTTGCCCTGAAGACTGCTCTTACTGTCCACAAGCAGCGCGTTATAACACCGACGTTAATACGCACGGCATGATGAAATTGGAAGAAGTAAAACAGGTTGCACAAGCTGCTAAAGATGGCGGATCGTCGCGTTTATGTATGGGTGCTGCCTGGAGAGAAGTGCGCGATAACCGCGATTTTGACAAGGTGTTAGAAATGGTGAAAACTGTGAATGCCCTGGATATTGAAGTGTGTTGCACCTTAGGCATGCTAAACTACGAACAAGCGCAAAAATTAAAAGATGCGGGATTATTTGCATACAATCACAACATTGATACTTCAGAAGAACATTATAAAAATATTATAAGTACAAGAACGTACGATGACCGTTTAAAAACAATTGAAAATGTTCGCAAAGCAGATCTCACTGTTTGCTCTGGCGGCATTGTTGGTTTAGGTGAAACAGTGGAGGATAGAGTTGGTATGCTTCATTTATTAGCAACCCTTCCAAAGCATCCAGAATCTGTTCCTATTAACGCACTCGTTCCTGTAAAGGGGACTCCTCTTGAAAATCAAACGCGTGTTTCAATATGGGATATGTTGCGTATGATTGCTACGACAAGAATTATAATGCCTAAAACAGTGGTGCGTCTTTCTGCCGGAAGATTGGAAATGACAGTACCAGAACAAGCTTTGTGTTTTATGGCAGGAGCCAATTCAATTTTTGCTGGTGATAAATTATTAACTACACCAAATCCTTCTACGCAAGATGATATGCAGATGTTTGAAACACTAGGTCTTCATGCACGCAAGGCTTTTAAAGGAACTGAGCGTGAAAAGGAAGTTGTGACAAACTAAAATCGTTTTTGATTTATTGAAAATGGAACTAGTTAACAAGAAAATTCAAGATAAACTTCAGGAAGCGCTTGATAAGAGACTTGAAGCTTCTTTGTATAGATCGTTACAAGCGAATGATGCACTCATAGACTTTTGTTCGAACGATTACTTAAGTTTTGCTCGCTCTGAAAAAATAAAAACTGCTGTGACACAAACTTTACAAGATTTCGATTTTTTATCCGGCTCAACCGGCTCTCGTTCGATATCCGGAAACACGGTATTCGCTGAAAATCTGGAAAAAAAGATTGCGCAATTTCATCAAGCAGAAGCAGGATTAATTTTTAATTCAGGGTATGATGCCAATGTTGGCTTGTTTTCGTGCATAGCCTCTAAAGGCGACACAATTATTTGTGATGAATTAATTCATGCTAGCATCATTGATGGCTGTCGTTTAAGTCACGCCACACGTTATCGATTTGCGCATAATAATTTGAGTGATTTAGAAAAAAAACTCACCCATGCAACGGGAACAATTTTTGTGGCTGTTGAATCTATTTATTCGATGGACGGAGACAGTAGTGACTTAAGAAGAATTTCAGGACTCTGTGATAAATACAATGCAAATTTAATAGTGGATGAGGCCCATGCTACAGGTGTTTACGGCGAAAATGGACGAGGACTTGTAAATCACTTTAAATTGGAAAATAAAGTCTTCGCAAGAATTCACACTTTTGGAAAAGCAATGGGTTGTCATGGTGCAATTGTGCTTGGCAAAGAAACTCTTCGTAATTATCTCATTAATTTTGCTCGCTCATTTATTTTTACAACAGCATTGCCAGCATCATCTCTGATAAATATTTCATGTGCATATCATGCATTGGAAGAAGTAAACTTTGATAATGCTTTTCTACACATTTTGATTCAGCGATTTAAAAACAACTTTAAAGGCGTTGACGGGGTTTATGTAATCGAAGGAGAAAGCCCTATTCAAAGTGTGGTAATTGGAGGGAATGAAAAAACGCGAAGAGTTGCACAACAACTGCAAGCCGCGGGCTTTGACGTAAGAGCCATTTTAAGTCCATCTGTTCCAGTTGGAAAAGAGCGACTAAGAATTAGTCTTCATATGCACAATACAGAAAAGCAAGTTGATGAATTATGTTCAACATTAACTAAAATTTTAAGCTCATGAGAACAATTGTTATAGCAGGTATAGGAACAGAGGTTGGTAAAACAGTTGTTTCAGCGGTTCTTGTTGAAGCATTGCAAGCAGACTACTGGAAACCGATTCAGGCAGGAGATCTTGAACATAGCGACACTTTAAAGGTTCAAAAATTAGTAAGTTCAAAGCAGAGTTTTTTCCATTCTGAAAAATACCGTTTAAACACGCCCATGTCGCCACACGCGGCTGCAGAAATAGATAGTACAGAAATAAACTTGAAAGCCTTAAACATTCCTGAAACTAAAAACAACCTGATTATTGAATTAGCGGGAGGCTTGATGGTTCCTCTTAATTCGGAAAAATTAAATCTTGATCTTTTAAAAAGCTGGATGGTACCTGTGATTTTAGTATCCAAAAATTATTTAGGTAGTATTAATCATACTTTATTGTCGCTGGAAGTTTTAAAAACAAATAAGGTTCCTGTATTAGGTATTATTTTCAATGGGATTGAGAATAAAAGTACGGAAGAGTTTATTTTAAACTATTCCAACATGCACTGTATTGGAAGAATTGAAGAATTACCTGAATTAAATAAAAAAATTATTAAAGTTCAAGCGGAAAAAATAAAATCTGAACTTCAAAAATTATTATAGAATGACCTTAAGCGAACGTGATGCTACTGTTATCTGGCATCCTTACACACAAATGAAAACAGCTCAGACACCCATACCTATCTTAAGAGGTGAAGGGGTTTATTTATTTGACGAAAATGATAAAAAATATTTAGATGCTGTTTCTTCCTGGTGGGTAAATTTGCACGGACATTCACATCCCTATATCGCAAAAAAAGTCTCTGAGCAACTAAGTATTTTAGAACATGCTATTTTTGCTGGCTTTACCCATGAACCAGGGGTTTCACTTGCAGAAAGGCTTTTGAAAATTCTTCCCGGAAATCAAAGCAAACTGTTTTATACCGACAACGGATCTACAGCTGTTGAAGTCGCTTTAAAAATGGCGATTCAATATTGGCATAATCAAGGAAAGGAAAAAAACAAAATCATAGTCTTTGAACACGCTTATCATGGAGACACTTTTGGCTCAATGTCTGTAAGCGCTCGCAGTGCATTCACTACAGCATTTGATTCTTTACTATTTGATGTTATTTCAATTCCACTTCCTCAAAAAGGAAAAGAAAAAGAAAGTGTTATTATGTTTGAATCTGAACTAAAAAAACACAAGAATAGTATTGCAGCATTTATATTTGAACCTCTTATACTTGGAGCGGGTGGCATGCTGATGTATGAACCTGAAGTTTTGGATTCTCTGATTTCAGCTTGCAAAAACGAAGATATTCTTTGCATTGCAGATGAAGTAATGACCGGTTTTGGAAGAACAGGAAAATTATTTGCTTGTGAGTACTTAAACGAGGAGCCGGATATTATTTGTCTATCAAAGGGCATTACTGGCGGCACAATGGCTCTTGGCGCCACAAGTTGTAAGCAAAAAATATACGATGCTTTTCTTTCAGATGATAAATTAAAAACCTTGTTTCACGGTCATTCTTATACCGCTAATCCAATCGCTTGTGCGGCAAGTTTGGCAAGTTTAGACTTATTGCTTTCGGAAGAAACAAAAGCTTTCATTAACAGAATTTCAAAACAACATGCTGATTTTGCTAAAAAACTAAGCGCTTATTCATCCATAGAAAACATTCGTTATAGAGGTACAATTATTGCTTTTGATATTAAAAACAAAGAAGGTGTTAGCTATTTTAACTCGGTACGCGATGAAGTTTATAATTTTTTTCTTGCCCATGGAATTATATTGCGTCCGCTCGGAAACACCATTTATATAATGCCACCCTACTCCATTTCAGTCAAAGAACTTGAGTTTATTTATGAAATAATAGAAAAGAGATTTTCAAATTAAGTTTCAAAATTGAAATAAGAAGAGGTTAACCATTTAGTAATTTCGAATCACAACCATTTTCACGCGCCATTGTTTTCCGACTAAGAAATACATTCCCTCAGCTAAACTATCGGTTACTATTTCTTCATTTTCGTTGAATTCAATTTCACGAACCACTTGCCCTGATTGATTTAAAATGGACGCCTTACCGTGCTCTATCCCCGATATTTTAAAGGTTCCGTTATTAGGATTTGGATATATACTTAATGCGCCCTGTCGCGTAAATATTTGATTTTCTTCAATACCTGTACATCCATCAACAAATACACTTACCGTATCCACGCAACCGTTTTGATCAAAAATCATATAAGTATGTGTGCCAGCGGCGACCGGAAATGTGTTAAGTCCCGTATAGGAGCCTGTTCCTCCAGATGCGTTGAGTGTTACACTGGTCTGACCAGCTCCACATGGCGGTCCGCTTAAAATACCAACTCCAACTAATTCAGGTGGCTCTACAATTACTATTTCAGCAGTATCCCAACAACAATGCGAGTCAACAACGCCATAGGTATATGATCCAGCAGGCACCGGATAGGTATCAGGTCCCCAATAAGGCACTGTACCTCCATTTGCTGCAAGCATATTTCTCAAAGAATCATTCATACATGGCATATCAGCATAAACAGTATCCAAATATATCCCGCTTCCGCCAGTTGCAAATACAGTAACAAGAGCAAAACCTCCGTGACAAAGAATTGGACTATTAACTATCGATCCAGCCACAAGAGGTGGTGGTTCGCTCAGTGTAATAACTGTTGAAGAAAAGCATCCATTAGCGTCTGTAACTAAATAATTATAGGTGCCTGCTGAAACAGTATCGATAGTAGTTCCGGTATACGGCGCTGTTCCGCCCCAAGCCGTTACCCTAATAGTTGTAAAGTAACCGTTACACTTAATTGAATCTGCAACAAAGCTTGCTATAAAAGGCGTAGGCTCTGTTATGCTTCTAGTAACAGAAACAGAGCATCCATTATTATCCGTTACAAAAAACATGTGAGAACCTGGAGGTAAGGAATAAATACCTGTTCCGCTATAGGGCGCTGCTCCACCGGTAGCAGTAATTGTAACATCGGCATAACCTCCATTACAAAGAATGCTATCCGCAGCGAAGGTTGCTGTTAAAGCTGCCGGTCCGGCAATATTAATTGTTGAAGAAACCGAACAACCCATTGCATCCGTCACAACAAAGGTATAGTCCCCTGAAGTACGACTAAAATTACCATCGCCTTGATATGGCGCTGTTCCTCCGCTAGCAGTAACATCTACTGAAGCTAAATCTCCATAACAAAGAATGTTGCCAGAAACTGTTATTGTTTCAGTAAGCGAAGAAGGCTCGCCGATATTAAGTACACTCGAAGTTGTACAACCGTTCGCATCCGTAACCATGTAAGTATGAGAGCCCGCTGCTACGGTATTAGTTCCAGTTCCTAAATATGGCGCTACACCACCACTTGCTGTAATAGTAGCAGTTGTAGATCCGCCATGACAATTAATACTATCTGAAGTAATAGTGATTTGAACAGAAGAGGGTTCATTAATAATTACATTAGATGCTGTCGAACAACCATTTGCGTCTGTAACTAAATAAGCATTTGTTCCAGCTGATACTGTAAATACCCCTGTTCCAGAATAAGGAGCAGTTCCACCGTTAGCAGAAATAGTAACTGTTGTTGTTCCAACATTGCAAAGAATTGATCCATTTGATGAAGAGGCAATTAGTTGTGTTGGCTCTGTAATTGTTACAGTTGCAGTTACGTGATTGTTGTTAACGTCTGTTACCAAGTAAGTGTGAGTTCCTGAGGCAGCGGTGAATGTGCCGGTTCCAGTGTATGGAGCAACACCACCCGAAGCAGAAACATTAACCGTAGTTGTTCCACCATGACAAAGAATAGTGCCGTTACTTGTTGTTACAACTAATTGACCAGGTTCTGTAAGTGTGATTGTTGCAGTTCTCGTACAACCATTAGCATCCGTTACTAAATATGTATGTGTTCCTGAAGCAGCTGTAAATGTTCCTGCTCCAGTGTATGGAGAAGTTCCGCCGCTAGCAGAAATGTTTACTGTTGTAGTTCCACCAAAACTTAAGATGGTGCCGCTCGTTGCAGAAGCCGTTAATAAGGTAGGCTCTGTGATAATTACCGAAGTAGTCGCCGAACAACCATTTGCATCTG
This region includes:
- the bioD gene encoding dethiobiotin synthase encodes the protein MRTIVIAGIGTEVGKTVVSAVLVEALQADYWKPIQAGDLEHSDTLKVQKLVSSKQSFFHSEKYRLNTPMSPHAAAEIDSTEINLKALNIPETKNNLIIELAGGLMVPLNSEKLNLDLLKSWMVPVILVSKNYLGSINHTLLSLEVLKTNKVPVLGIIFNGIENKSTEEFILNYSNMHCIGRIEELPELNKKIIKVQAEKIKSELQKLL
- a CDS encoding aminotransferase class I/II-fold pyridoxal phosphate-dependent enzyme, encoding MELVNKKIQDKLQEALDKRLEASLYRSLQANDALIDFCSNDYLSFARSEKIKTAVTQTLQDFDFLSGSTGSRSISGNTVFAENLEKKIAQFHQAEAGLIFNSGYDANVGLFSCIASKGDTIICDELIHASIIDGCRLSHATRYRFAHNNLSDLEKKLTHATGTIFVAVESIYSMDGDSSDLRRISGLCDKYNANLIVDEAHATGVYGENGRGLVNHFKLENKVFARIHTFGKAMGCHGAIVLGKETLRNYLINFARSFIFTTALPASSLINISCAYHALEEVNFDNAFLHILIQRFKNNFKGVDGVYVIEGESPIQSVVIGGNEKTRRVAQQLQAAGFDVRAILSPSVPVGKERLRISLHMHNTEKQVDELCSTLTKILSS
- the bioA gene encoding adenosylmethionine--8-amino-7-oxononanoate transaminase: MTLSERDATVIWHPYTQMKTAQTPIPILRGEGVYLFDENDKKYLDAVSSWWVNLHGHSHPYIAKKVSEQLSILEHAIFAGFTHEPGVSLAERLLKILPGNQSKLFYTDNGSTAVEVALKMAIQYWHNQGKEKNKIIVFEHAYHGDTFGSMSVSARSAFTTAFDSLLFDVISIPLPQKGKEKESVIMFESELKKHKNSIAAFIFEPLILGAGGMLMYEPEVLDSLISACKNEDILCIADEVMTGFGRTGKLFACEYLNEEPDIICLSKGITGGTMALGATSCKQKIYDAFLSDDKLKTLFHGHSYTANPIACAASLASLDLLLSEETKAFINRISKQHADFAKKLSAYSSIENIRYRGTIIAFDIKNKEGVSYFNSVRDEVYNFFLAHGIILRPLGNTIYIMPPYSISVKELEFIYEIIEKRFSN